The window CCTCTCCTTAATTAGGGAAAGCTTCATTATTGTGTCAGTGAGACGACAGCCGATATGTGTCATCGTGACTGAATACAAAACTAAAAGTGTCATTGTGTTTCAAAACAGCACATAATCTCTTGCTTCCTTGCTGTTGCTCTCTGGAATTTACTCAGACTGAAATTAAGAAGCAAATTAGCAAGTGCAGTTTTATTGGAAAGTGTCATTGTGCTTTTACTTTAATGGGTAAATTTTCATATAGTGCAAGtatcatttatatttcaaagtaCTTGTTTCTGAAATGGCTGATTGCACTTAATCATGGAAGGTCTGTTGATGACTTAAGAAACAAGTTAATCAGTAACACAcattaacatataaacataGCAAAAGcaaattacaagcaaaaaccttttaaaatttCTGATGAATTAGTGATgaattttaatctcaaaaggAGGTTGAATGTAATCACTTCTTTGCTCTGATATTTTAGAGTTGGCAACTGAATATGAATTATAActttgttatattaaaattagtgcacatccaaaataaaagttgttgtttacataatatatgtgtactgtgtatagttatgtatatataaaaacgcATTCATGCGTGTATATATTGatgaaaaatatgttgtttatatattaaatatataaactatattttagaATCTGCAAACTGATAattatttaatctaaataagagggatgattaaaaaaaaaatgttattttttatttagtactgacctgaaaaagatatttcacataaaagattacaagaaaaaaataatagctgaatttataacaaTTACCCCATTTGAAAGTGTACATACACTTAACTCTTACaaactgttgttacctgaatgagctGTTTTTTGGTGATAGTTGAAAGGGGgaagtaaacttttgatctcaactgtatactctatgtgtatttatatatgaataataaatgtacacagtatacacacatatgtaaagcaaaacttttattttcgaTTAAGAGTTTGACATCACTAATCAAAATGCTAATTCACAtacatcttttttaaaatatgatgttcagatgtatttgtatgactttaataaatgtaaaaatctattaaattttatatatattcaataacACTTTGTATGCTTTTGTTGTATTGCACTTTTAATGTATCACAGTAAGTATAAGGATACTTAATTggatttcaacattgataataataaatgtttcctgagcaaaATCAACGTATTAGAAAGATTTCGGAAAGatcagactggagtaatggcttaaaaattcaaatttgccaatttttaaatatattcaaatagacaagTCCTTtaataatatgtcacaatattactaagtttacagtatttatgaacaaataaatgcagccttggtgagcaaaggacaaaaaaaaaaaacttttgaactgtatagACAAAAAACATTGTGCTAACAAGTTTACTAATTCACAAATCAAGTGACATTCTACATAATAAAACTTGGAAATGTTTTCACACTTTGTTTTTTAGGATGTGGCAGTCTTACGACTGACAGAtgccctatttatttatttgtttatttatttaacagagTGGTTCTTATCCCGAATTCTATCTGGTCAGTTTGTTGGCGTGTGGTATTAAGTGTATAGTGGTAGTACGGGGGTCTAATCTTGGCATTGAGGGGCTGGAGAGGGTGGATCAGATGTCAGATCCCTGACTGTAATAGCAGTCGCGCCTGGAGATTCCCACAGACTCCGTGGGAAGCATTCTTACGACTTAATAACACAGCCACATTGACAGACGAGACCGAGACAGCAGAAAATagggtgagagagagaaagagagcgagagcgCTGCTGGCATTTCAAACTGGATGGGAGAAGGACTGAGCGCAGGAGGGCGGGCACCGACTCAGATCTGTGTATTTTTGACACTCATATAGGAACATGGCCATGAGCAGGATTGGGATACAGCTGCAGTTTCTGCTGTACTCGGTGTCAGCCTACCTTTCACCGTACAATATGGAAAATATCCTCCCGATTTCTACAGGTATGACAGCGATTGACAGCGCGAACGCGTGTGCGCGCGAGTGAGGGGTTATCAGTTTGTGATCTTGAGAGCCTACGTATGcgtatatgtatattatatgtaatacattttattaaaagacagacagatagatttgTGCAAAATCTGTAAATGTATATGGAAATTCACaatttattataacaaaaaaatggaTTCAGTAAACGTAATAATGTTTCTGAGCCCACTATATGTTTTGGACTACTACATAATCTTGCATTTGTGTATGCATGTTTCGTTTATATGTTAAATCCATATTGTATGCATGTACAGTTTATATGCAGGCATTGATTTGGTTGCACATTGGGACTAAAattgctttattaaaaatacataaaatattgaaCAGCTTGTTATCTCTATATTTGCATTGCCTATGCTGTCATGACCTTTATAAAATGTATGGGTATGATAATTTATACAGCTGCTATACGTCCGTACGTGATGAATTCACGTTCTTGAATTCAAAATTTAAaggttttgcatgttttatcaGGTGTCATATTGTATAAGTCTAGTTCAGGTGTTACGCTGGATTTAATCCAACTTTTTGTAAgtgtgggcgtggccatttgtaaatttaatgggtTTGCTTTAGGTCTTATCTGCATCCAGCTAGTTTTAGCTGCATAAAACAactggttttgctgcttgatattacaCATGGGtgtgttttacaatattattttaatgtattatcttaactaTGAAcaaactggtttgtagtgcaaacagttgtACTGTTtgctgcactttgttattctggTTTTCACACCCACccattgctactcaaaactagtccaaaagtagcccaattgcaTTTTTATGGGTGTCCCCCAGTAAAAATCGCTTTAGgtgggggtaaaatacacattttttggtggGACTCCCCTGGTACAGTTCGCATTCCAGGagctaaatataatattattggggtcgcttcaaccagtggacatgaaaaacaatccaCGGCAACAGtcttaaagtagcccaattccagaCTTGTCAACACTGAATGAACTGGAAGTTTCGCCCATAAGCTTACTTCCGCGTCGAAGAAATAAGTGGATAGACTATGTTGTCATTTGTTCATATGTATCCATTTAAGTGTTTTTGTCAGTGATGAAAATGGTATTTTGCTTTATTATAGCTGCTTAACAGCAGTGCTATTTCTCCACTCTTGTCACTAAGATTATTGATTATCCTTAACATCTCCTTGTCACCTGGTTGGTTGTGTGATTTTTTCTTTAGACCGGGATCCAAATGATGTCTTGAAAAGATTTGACCCCTGTTGTCTACTGTCCCCGCCTCCCCCTCCTTTGTTCCCGCCTCCTCCTGGCGTCTGGAAAAGAGAGCCTGTGAGTGACACAATATTAGTATACATAATTCTAGCAGGAGGAAATGACAGCATGTCAATTAATCCACCAGTTATCTGTTTTTCAAGACCATGGCTATTCGTGTTGGGGGGACGAGAGTAAGAGAGGAGGATGAGAAGCAGGTCAAGGAACTCTGTTGCGTGGCAGGACCACCAGGACCTCCTGGACCTGTTGGACCACAGGTAAGGAACAGAAGACATACCGAAGTCTCTTTCCAGACAACTAAGcgagaaaaaaatacaactcCTCATATATGAATTCCTTTGTTTTAGGGTCCCAGTGGGATCCCAGGGATGGAGGGACCCAAAGGAGATAAGgtgagatttttaaacatctGGTTAAGAGGTCTGTTAGATGTTAAGTCTATTATGAAACTGAAGGGATTGTTCTTCTTTTCACTTTTTAGGGTGACATCGGAAGACcagggtcaaaggtcagatCTTTATCTTTGAACTtctaatgtatttattcattattgtgCACCAAATGCATGGACGACTGTAATGATGTAAAGTCAGGGATGGCTTCCAGTCTTCATAGAGCACATGGAGCAGAAGTCTTGGTTCACACGTcttttttatatactttcttTCATATAAAATGGCTCTGTTTATGACAAGGCAGGTTGCATTTTGCAGTCCAGTACGCTGTTTATGACACGCACTCTTGGTGCATGTAATAGTTTTACAGGGTGTCAGGCCATGTGCTGTCCATTGGCTGTGTTCATTGGCTGCAGTCCACTGCAGTTCTGCCCTGTAATATTACTTAGTGCTGAACTCAGACATTAATCTCAGTCCTGCACTGCTGCTCTcagtcaaaacacacacaactatTTAAGTGCACTGAACTCTTAAGCACCTCAAGCAAAACGAGAGAAGGAGTTTGAACGTTTTATGttccagtaaaaatatataaacatttacctGTGAAGCACAATTGCATAAAATCCTAACACTTGTTTTCAGAGAGTATATATCTTGTAGGCAAACATCTATAAATtaattgtctttttatttttgtttattgttgccATTGTTTGTTAGGAATatgtgtaatgtatttttatagtcCAGATAGGGGATAGAGATTCTAGTGTTAAAAGCAAAAGAAAGAGAGCTTTTGAGTAATGAACCTGGAATGCATTCAAAAGCAGAAGGATTAGATAGGCTGATGTATTACAGGAATGAAGAGGCCTGCTGAGAGGCAGGGATGCTGAGTAGGTGCTTTGTCTTTGATTAAAGCTGCTCTGTACACTCAGCACTTAAACCTCGCTGCCAGATCTGACTGGGTTGTGGTTGCGGTGAGCAtataaaagcataatagcacagAAGTATTTCTTCCCTTTGTTTTTGTAGGGTCGTACTGGGCGTCCGGGTCTGCCTGGGAAACCAGGTGCTCCAGGGCTACCCGGCCCAGAGGGACCTAAGGTGGGTGAGTTTTACCTCTGCACTCCATCTGACCCGTGTAATCCTATTTACAATGACAAGACTCTCTTTTAAGCCTCCTTTAAGTGTCTGGTCTTTATCATTATCGTAAATGACTGTATCAAAGTAGTCGCCAAGTCTGAGATTGAATGTCCCTCATTGACTGATGTCTCTTCCATCAAGAGAAATGGACCCAAATGGCTCTAAAAATAGCTCATTAGGGCCCTTTTGACTGTTTATATACGACCTCATTGGCAGGGAGAGAAAGGAGACCCAGGGCTGATGGGAATGCCTGGATTGAGGGGACCACCTGGACCTAAAGTGAGTCACGTTCTCCAGGTGTAACTGGTGTACAGCTGAAGTAATGGAGTCTCAGTAATGTTGTGCTTTgagttttatttcataaataacatttaatcgCAACTCTTAGTGAGAAAAGGTAATAGGTAAATAATAATTGTCTTCTTTTCTGTCCAATTAGGGCTTGTCCGGCTATAAGGGTGAGAAGGTACTGTTCAGCTCagtctaaatgtttttcccTTAATAAAGTTATGCTGAACTTTAAATTACGTAACTCTCTGTACCTATTGTTATGGTTTCAGGGAGCACGGGGGGATTCTGGACCTGGAGGTCCGAAAGGAGACAAGGttagagacaaaaaaaaaaattctgtaatttattactcaccctcatgttattccaatcctgtaagacctttgtttatcttaaGAGCACAAAtgatatatttgatgaaatctgagagctttctgaccctgcatagacagcaacacaactgccACATtcaaggtagtaaggacatcgataaaatagtccatagcTGCATTTCCATTGCCCTTCAAATTGCGCAAATTGaaattgctaatcaaaaatacGCCCaatgcaaaaactcccatatatcgcaaaaaagctttattttacaCTTGCATGAGGTTTATCAtgcaattcgaaaaaggaatatttcccAAAACTGCAACTGAAACAGTTTTTTCGCCACTAGGTGTTGAAAAAtgactgttaaaaatgtatttgtcattgAATCTTTCATTCAAGATATtcgttcaaaacactgattcatccagtgatgaaacaagtgaagtatttatgaATGAGTAACTGAATAGTTAATTCAAAAAACTTTTTCccaattttaatattaaaaattgatgtgttaaatatattttaaatatatatttttttttaataattaattcaaattaattaaacacttttaaatagactagtaataacattttgttacACATTATTTGATTTGGTTCAGAATCATGAGAGAATCGTGATCTCTAtttgaaacaacaacaacaacaaaaaatcatgattctcaatttatccagaatcgtgcaGCTCTACTGCACACATCTGCAGTGCTTTACGGCTTGTAACACTGTGGCTTTTACTGCCTGTGTTAATACCAGCCACGCCAAAGTGTTTTAGAAGCTGAAGATAAAGATACACGTCTAAGTCttctttgatttaaaataatggctAGTGCGGTGGTTGCGATATGCATAAGTGTACCAACATTATTTGTAATGACTTATTGCGAGAAGACAAAATTACGTTTTAGTCAcataacatcggttaatggaaacTGCATCATTTCACGAATGTTTTTcaatgacatttataaaatatcgcaaaagttttgcacaaaatctgtaatggaaacgcacCTCATGtgacatcaaaaatatcttaatttgtgtcaaAGATGAATGacggtcttacggatttggaacaacattaaggtgagtatttaatgtgtatgaacatctgacagacatctgcaagatttcagttttacatacattctaaatcataaatatcttaaaggagaagtccacttccagaacaacaatttacagataatgtactcaccccccttgtcatccaagatattcatgcctttctttcttcagtcataaagaaattatgttttttaaggaaaacatttcaggatttttctccatatataacgaactgctatggtgccccaattttgaacttccaaaatgcagtttaaatgtggcttcaaacgatcccaaatgcggttgtaaacgatcccaaccgataaagaagggtcttatctagcgaaatgatcagttgttttaattagaaataatacaatttatatattttttattttttattctttttattcttttatatatttttattcttactctgcctgaactgttttttttcccagttcatgacagttagggtgtgtcaaaaaactcccatctcatgttctcccttaacttcaaaatcatcctatatcgatgttttaccttttttgttacgggtgtttgatcttctttgcatgttcactttgcaaaaactgggtcggtacttctgcagcgatgtaggatgattttgaaatgatttttgaagttgagggagaaaatacgattggagtttttcgacataacctaactgtcttgaaccagaatacacagagttcagggagagcgagacaagacaagcatttgtgtttaaaagtatttaaattgtatttttttaaatgaaaataaccgattgttttgttagataagacccttcttcctcagctgggatcgtttacaaccacatttggaattgtttgaagccgcatttaaactgcattttggaagttcaaaatcggggcaccatatcagtccattatatgaagaaaaatgcagaaatgttttcctcaaaaaacataaattctttacgactgaaaaaaaagacatgaacatcttggatgacaagggggtgagtacattatattatatctttgttttggaagtggacttctcctttaaagacatctaatggACATatgtttgacatctgataggtaACGTCCTacagatgtattgcagatgagcaaacactctaaaaaatacgtcttacAGATATAAATGCAGACGTATCCTATACTTATGCAAATGGGAGAAACTGCAACGCGCAATATGGCAAAATAGCCCCATCTTGTAGATAAAAGAGCAGCGGCTGTTAGAAGCACCGGTTCCCATAGAAGCCGAAGGCTGGACCGACCAATGGGCATGTGCAGTCATAAGCGCGTTGTGGCTGCGCATGCGCATTGGCTGGTCTAGCCTGgaaaatatgctttttaaatgctatttgagcataagaaacaacattCACAGGGCAGTTCTTCTCAGATTTTGTTGCTCAtttgaaatatgtaatttaattgcaaGTTCAGTGAGCAGTTTTTGAGATTTCAGGATTCCCCTATTCATTTAAATAGGACTTGGTCTTGTATGAGCTTCCTAGAGGCATCGCAAATATGGCCGCCGAGTGAACAGACTTTCCTTGAAAGGGACTTTGATAGACGTCTtcatgatgtatgtgtgctatgaGGGCTTAGccaaacatgctaacaaccacCTACCCAGAACAGACCTGTAACTCAACAGCAACATGCTGCAATATTTGCAACACACAAAGCAACCACACAGAACCCCCAGCAACACAATAGCAAGTAAAATTCTATTTTGTgttctaaaatattttgaacatattagcaacacactaaaacacaTGTGGTATCAACCAATGATTTGCTAGCAATCACCTGAAATATCCTAGAAGCAAAActgcaacatgctaaaacacttAGAAACCATgctgaacaccctagcaaccaaacagaaatgtgctaaaacacacATGACACAAACACCCAGACCTAGTAATGCAATAGAAACACCAGTAACTACCCAAAAGGCACTAGCAACCAAATAGTTAACCAAATAGTCACACAGACAACCACATATCAACCatacagaacaccctagtaaccaaaTAGCTCTgtaaacatactaaaacacatCACAATGTGAATAAGTacaaattaaatgtaagtacTCACTCATATTCACTTGTGTATCTGGTCTGCTCTCTTTAGGGAGCTAATGGGCTGCCTGGGATGCTGGGACAGAAGGTATGATGTGaccttttaaccattaaaataaatctcatGCATGTAATGCTAACATGTTTTGGATGTCACTGATCTGACTCGCTCCTTCTCCCTGAACCTCCCCCTCCTCGTCACTCCCCCAGGGTGAAATGGGACCCAAGGGTGAGCTTGGCGTCCCAGGAAAACGTGGCCCTACAGGACGACCAGGCAAGAGAGGCAAACAGGTGAGGACATGCAGCATTCTACCCTACATCAGAGCTCCAGTCTGTTTTGATATTGAGACCTTGACTCTTTGAGTGATGATAAGGGAGTGGATTATTGGCGGAAGAAGCAGCGAGCATATTTAAAACCCACATACTCACACGGTTAACCTGTCCCGCCCAGTCAGGGGGTCAGTCTGTGGCTGTGTGTGTCATTTCGTAAGTAACCTGAGGAGCTGAAAATCTCACCGTGCTGGTAGCTGGATTTGGACCAGCAGGGCCTCTGATGTTGGATCCAGCCCTGCTGCTCATGTTTCCAAGCTCTTGTATTACACTGCGGGTAGGCACTTCCTGGGAATGTCTTAACTAACTGCTGGGAAATACCAGGACTTTTACCGTAGGCTGCACCCATCATAGATTCCTACTATCAATCAGCCCTGCTGTGACACATACACATTTAAGGTTCCTTAGATCACTGCACAGGCCTCAGACTTGAATGTCATTTTAACACCTGCAACTAGCTTGATGCATTGACTTTGTGTGTGCtcggaatatatatatatatatatatacacacacacagttgaagtcaaaagtttatgtacACCGAACAAcgggcagtttaattgttcaggacaaacaagggacacatgaacaactatcactaaacaaacaaacaaaccaaaaaaaacagctgtggatcattcaggtaacaacacaatattaagaatcaagtgtatgtaaactttcgaaaagggtcatttttataaattcaactattattttttttttcttgtggcctatatgtaaacatctttatttaaaatatatttttcaggtcagtactaaataaaaaataacatgcattttgtatggtaaaatacttaacattttgcagattctgcaagatgtaaacttttgacttcaa of the Labeo rohita strain BAU-BD-2019 chromosome 19, IGBB_LRoh.1.0, whole genome shotgun sequence genome contains:
- the wu:fc38h03 gene encoding acetylcholinesterase collagenic tail peptide isoform X1, producing MAMSRIGIQLQFLLYSVSAYLSPYNMENILPISTDRDPNDVLKRFDPCCLLSPPPPPLFPPPPGVWKREPTMAIRVGGTRVREEDEKQVKELCCVAGPPGPPGPVGPQGPSGIPGMEGPKGDKGDIGRPGSKGRTGRPGLPGKPGAPGLPGPEGPKGEKGDPGLMGMPGLRGPPGPKGLSGYKGEKGARGDSGPGGPKGDKGANGLPGMLGQKGEMGPKGELGVPGKRGPTGRPGKRGKQGSDGERGFPGPVGPIGPPGPRGHPGPPGIPASGLFVVGEKGEKGLPGPPGVCDCSFPSLSPASAPLQHRNKYDKVPAIFVVSSEEELKGLHEDNALAFRKDQRSLYFKDKNGWEPIQLMPLQATERMRDGNGFCGDGKVQELNGEECDDGNKVVTDDCVGCKKAYCGDGYRNEGVEECDGKDFGYQTCKSYLPGTFGQLRCTDSCFIDSTGCKYRT